A stretch of Paenibacillus peoriae DNA encodes these proteins:
- the thrC gene encoding threonine synthase codes for MRYISTRGRVEAKGFIDTVLMGLADDGGLMVPEQIPTVSAATLEQWATLSYRELLLEVFALYINDEIPREDLEQLVERSYASFRHPEVTPVKKINDSLSILELFHGPTFAFKDVALQFMGEFYSYVSKKQNEIIHILGATSGDTGAAAIQGVRGKEGIKICILHPHQKVSKVQELQMTTVDDENVLNLSVKGNFDDCQKVIKDLFADLDFKAKHHLRAINSINFVRILAQTVYYFYAYFRAQESAGTKKINVSVPSGNFGNIFSGFLAKKMGLPIHKLIIATNENNILERFVKTGEYQPGDFKSTYSPSMDIQVASNFERYLYYFLGEDAAKVSEYMNNLKTEGRIVIGAEDLKRVQQDFEALGASNEQCLELIKKYKAEYDYLLDPHTACGIAAYEAYNGADEVCVTFATAHPAKFDEAIRLVDIKQEFPAQIEQLFSKSQHQQVVEHDEAEIVRQLGAFYV; via the coding sequence ATGAGATATATAAGCACTAGAGGTCGAGTAGAAGCCAAGGGATTTATTGATACCGTGCTCATGGGGTTAGCTGACGATGGAGGTCTAATGGTACCGGAGCAGATTCCGACCGTGTCGGCAGCTACTTTGGAGCAATGGGCGACATTGAGCTACAGAGAGCTGCTGCTGGAAGTTTTTGCGCTGTATATCAATGATGAGATTCCTCGTGAAGATTTGGAGCAGCTGGTAGAGCGCAGTTATGCAAGCTTCCGTCATCCAGAAGTTACGCCAGTGAAGAAGATCAACGATTCCCTGTCCATTTTGGAGCTGTTCCACGGGCCTACGTTTGCGTTCAAGGATGTGGCGCTACAATTCATGGGGGAATTTTATTCCTACGTGTCCAAAAAGCAGAATGAAATCATTCACATTTTGGGTGCAACCTCGGGCGATACCGGGGCAGCAGCGATTCAGGGCGTGCGCGGCAAGGAAGGAATTAAAATCTGTATTTTGCACCCACACCAAAAGGTGAGCAAAGTACAAGAGCTGCAAATGACGACGGTAGACGATGAGAATGTACTGAATCTGTCTGTAAAAGGGAACTTTGATGATTGTCAAAAGGTCATTAAGGACCTGTTTGCCGATCTGGATTTCAAAGCCAAACATCATTTGCGGGCGATTAACTCAATTAACTTTGTGCGCATTTTGGCGCAAACCGTATATTACTTCTATGCTTATTTCCGGGCACAGGAGTCTGCGGGTACGAAAAAGATCAATGTCAGCGTGCCATCCGGCAACTTTGGCAATATCTTTTCCGGCTTTCTTGCGAAGAAAATGGGTCTGCCCATCCATAAGCTGATCATTGCCACGAACGAAAATAATATTTTGGAGCGCTTCGTGAAGACTGGCGAATACCAACCGGGCGATTTCAAAAGCACATACAGTCCTTCCATGGACATTCAGGTGGCAAGCAATTTCGAAAGATACCTGTACTACTTCCTCGGGGAGGATGCGGCCAAGGTATCTGAATACATGAATAACCTCAAAACCGAGGGACGGATTGTGATCGGTGCAGAGGATTTGAAACGGGTGCAGCAGGATTTTGAAGCGCTCGGTGCTTCCAATGAGCAGTGTCTGGAGCTGATCAAAAAATACAAAGCCGAGTACGATTATTTGCTCGACCCGCATACAGCTTGTGGTATTGCCGCGTATGAGGCGTATAATGGCGCAGACGAAGTATGTGTGACCTTTGCAACAGCACATCCGGCCAAATTCGATGAAGCGATCCGTCTGGTGGACATCAAGCAGGAGTTCCCGGC